One Brassica napus cultivar Da-Ae chromosome C2, Da-Ae, whole genome shotgun sequence DNA window includes the following coding sequences:
- the LOC106398485 gene encoding D-glycerate 3-kinase, chloroplastic isoform X3, with product MAGATSSSLIWSPWQATLQQSTTNNNNRFYLKKGYPFPCHSVYNTFNFKRRFLSSSKYNDDHVVTDSSASSKLSPLQTHFSFSAIRVVGCGCSWIQDNSMVLDSPTSNVLLTSKKCSALPSKTVDVSSVSDLFEFICSGPLVDKIGITPDSVGQSIDKWLLYGSQLCRLFQLNELMLTIPQKARLYHYYIPVFVWCQDQIALHTSKFNDGDDVPPLVIGFSAPQGCGKTTLVFALDYLFKTTKMKSATISIDDFYLTSQGQAKLREENSGNALLEYRGNAGSHDLPFSVETIEALTKLTKDGMKMKVPRYDKSAYSGRGDRADATTWPEVEGPLKVVLFEGWMLGFKPLPAEAVKAVDPQLETVNKNLEAYYEAWDKYINAWVVIKIKDPSYVYRWRLQAEIAMRQAGKPGMSDDEVNDFVSRYLPAYKAYLPTLYAEGPSGSDLERVLAIDIDEERNPILAT from the exons atggcgGGGGCaacatcatcaagtttgatatGGTCGCCATGGCAAGCGACTCTTCAGCAATCTactactaataataataatagattttATCTCAAAAAAGGCTATCCCTTTCCTTGTCACTCTGTTTACAatacttttaatttcaaaagacgttttctttcttcttccaaaTATAACGATGACCATGTCGTTACCGATTCTTCTGCCTCCTCCAAGCTTTCTCCGCTTCAGACCCATTTCTCTTTCTCTG CAATACGTGTTGTAGGGTGTGGTTGTTCGTGGATTCAAGACAATTCAATGGTTCTTGATTCGCCTACAAGTAATGTGCTGCTGACGTCCAAGAAATGCTCAGCATTACCAAGCAAAACAGTGGATGTCTCTTCAGTGTCTGACCTTTTTGAGTTCATTTGCTCGGGTCCACTCGTGGACAAGATCGGCATCACTCCTGATAGTGTTGGTCAGTCCATTGACAAATGGTTGCTCTACGGCTCCCAGCTCTGCAGGCTCTTTCAGCTTAATGAGCTTATGCTCACCATTCCCCAGAAAGCCAGGCTTTACCATTACTATATCCCCGTCTTTGTTTGGTGCCAAGACCAGATTGCTCTGCATACTTCCAAGTTTAATGATGGTGATGATGTGCCTCCACTTGTG ATTGGATTCAGCGCGCCTCAAGGATGTGGCAAGACTACACTTGTGTTTGCACTTGATTATCTTTTCAAAACTACCAAAAT GAAGTCGGCAACAATATCCATTGACGATTTTTACTTGACTTCACAAGGCCAG GCTAAATTGAGAGAAGAGAATTCAGGAAATGCACTCCTAGAG TATCGTGGAAATGCAGGAAGCCATGATCTTCCATTCTCTGTCGAAACCATAGAAGCTCTGACTAAACTCACCAAGGACG GCATGAAGATGAAAGTTCCTCGGTACGATAAG TCTGCGTACAGCGGAAGGGGTGACAGAGCCGATGCAACAACATGGCCTGAAGTTGAAGGACCTCTAAAG GTTGTTCTCTTTGAGGGATGGATGCTTGGTTTTAAACCTCTTCCTGCTGAAGCCGTTAAAGCAGTGGATCCTCAG CTGGAGACAGTTAACAAGAACCTTGAAGCGTATTACGAGGCATGGGACAAGTACATAAATGCTTGGGTGGTCATCAAAATCAAGGACCCAAGTTATGTTTACCGGTGGCGCCTTCAG GCGGAAATAGCAATGAGGCAGGCTGGCAAACCAGGGATGTCAGATGATGAG GTGAATGACTTTGTGTCGAGGTATTTGCCGGCATATAAGGCCTATCTTCCGACCCTTTACGCGGAAGGACCTAGCGGCTCTGACTTAGAGCGTGTGCTTGCGATAGATATTGATGAAGAAAGGAACCCCATACTCGCTACCTAA
- the LOC106398485 gene encoding D-glycerate 3-kinase, chloroplastic isoform X4: MAGATSSSLIWSPWQATLQQSTTNNNNRFYLKKGYPFPCHSVYNTFNFKRRFLSSSKYNDDHVVTDSSASSKLSPLQTHFSFSGCGCSWIQDNSMVLDSPTSNVLLTSKKCSALPSKTVDVSSVSDLFEFICSGPLVDKIGITPDSVGQSIDKWLLYGSQLCRLFQLNELMLTIPQKARLYHYYIPVFVWCQDQIALHTSKFNDGDDVPPLVIGFSAPQGCGKTTLVFALDYLFKTTKMKSATISIDDFYLTSQGQAKLREENSGNALLEYRGNAGSHDLPFSVETIEALTKLTKDGMKMKVPRYDKSAYSGRGDRADATTWPEVEGPLKVVLFEGWMLGFKPLPAEAVKAVDPQLETVNKNLEAYYEAWDKYINAWVVIKIKDPSYVYRWRLQAEIAMRQAGKPGMSDDEVNDFVSRYLPAYKAYLPTLYAEGPSGSDLERVLAIDIDEERNPILAT; the protein is encoded by the exons atggcgGGGGCaacatcatcaagtttgatatGGTCGCCATGGCAAGCGACTCTTCAGCAATCTactactaataataataatagattttATCTCAAAAAAGGCTATCCCTTTCCTTGTCACTCTGTTTACAatacttttaatttcaaaagacgttttctttcttcttccaaaTATAACGATGACCATGTCGTTACCGATTCTTCTGCCTCCTCCAAGCTTTCTCCGCTTCAGACCCATTTCTCTTTCTCTG GGTGTGGTTGTTCGTGGATTCAAGACAATTCAATGGTTCTTGATTCGCCTACAAGTAATGTGCTGCTGACGTCCAAGAAATGCTCAGCATTACCAAGCAAAACAGTGGATGTCTCTTCAGTGTCTGACCTTTTTGAGTTCATTTGCTCGGGTCCACTCGTGGACAAGATCGGCATCACTCCTGATAGTGTTGGTCAGTCCATTGACAAATGGTTGCTCTACGGCTCCCAGCTCTGCAGGCTCTTTCAGCTTAATGAGCTTATGCTCACCATTCCCCAGAAAGCCAGGCTTTACCATTACTATATCCCCGTCTTTGTTTGGTGCCAAGACCAGATTGCTCTGCATACTTCCAAGTTTAATGATGGTGATGATGTGCCTCCACTTGTG ATTGGATTCAGCGCGCCTCAAGGATGTGGCAAGACTACACTTGTGTTTGCACTTGATTATCTTTTCAAAACTACCAAAAT GAAGTCGGCAACAATATCCATTGACGATTTTTACTTGACTTCACAAGGCCAG GCTAAATTGAGAGAAGAGAATTCAGGAAATGCACTCCTAGAG TATCGTGGAAATGCAGGAAGCCATGATCTTCCATTCTCTGTCGAAACCATAGAAGCTCTGACTAAACTCACCAAGGACG GCATGAAGATGAAAGTTCCTCGGTACGATAAG TCTGCGTACAGCGGAAGGGGTGACAGAGCCGATGCAACAACATGGCCTGAAGTTGAAGGACCTCTAAAG GTTGTTCTCTTTGAGGGATGGATGCTTGGTTTTAAACCTCTTCCTGCTGAAGCCGTTAAAGCAGTGGATCCTCAG CTGGAGACAGTTAACAAGAACCTTGAAGCGTATTACGAGGCATGGGACAAGTACATAAATGCTTGGGTGGTCATCAAAATCAAGGACCCAAGTTATGTTTACCGGTGGCGCCTTCAG GCGGAAATAGCAATGAGGCAGGCTGGCAAACCAGGGATGTCAGATGATGAG GTGAATGACTTTGTGTCGAGGTATTTGCCGGCATATAAGGCCTATCTTCCGACCCTTTACGCGGAAGGACCTAGCGGCTCTGACTTAGAGCGTGTGCTTGCGATAGATATTGATGAAGAAAGGAACCCCATACTCGCTACCTAA
- the LOC106398485 gene encoding D-glycerate 3-kinase, chloroplastic isoform X1: protein MAGATSSSLIWSPWQATLQQSTTNNNNRFYLKKGYPFPCHSVYNTFNFKRRFLSSSKYNDDHVVTDSSASSKLSPLQTHFSFSAIRVVGCGCSWIQDNSMVLDSPTSNVLLTSKKCSALPSKTVDVSSVSDLFEFICSGPLVDKIGITPDSVGQSIDKWLLYGSQLCRLFQLNELMLTIPQKARLYHYYIPVFVWCQDQIALHTSKFNDGDDVPPLVIGFSAPQGCGKTTLVFALDYLFKTTKMKSATISIDDFYLTSQGQAKLREENSGNALLEVVDTSSNFSTFLSFLLYFEHILILYHIICFLQYRGNAGSHDLPFSVETIEALTKLTKDGMKMKVPRYDKSAYSGRGDRADATTWPEVEGPLKVVLFEGWMLGFKPLPAEAVKAVDPQLETVNKNLEAYYEAWDKYINAWVVIKIKDPSYVYRWRLQAEIAMRQAGKPGMSDDEVNDFVSRYLPAYKAYLPTLYAEGPSGSDLERVLAIDIDEERNPILAT, encoded by the exons atggcgGGGGCaacatcatcaagtttgatatGGTCGCCATGGCAAGCGACTCTTCAGCAATCTactactaataataataatagattttATCTCAAAAAAGGCTATCCCTTTCCTTGTCACTCTGTTTACAatacttttaatttcaaaagacgttttctttcttcttccaaaTATAACGATGACCATGTCGTTACCGATTCTTCTGCCTCCTCCAAGCTTTCTCCGCTTCAGACCCATTTCTCTTTCTCTG CAATACGTGTTGTAGGGTGTGGTTGTTCGTGGATTCAAGACAATTCAATGGTTCTTGATTCGCCTACAAGTAATGTGCTGCTGACGTCCAAGAAATGCTCAGCATTACCAAGCAAAACAGTGGATGTCTCTTCAGTGTCTGACCTTTTTGAGTTCATTTGCTCGGGTCCACTCGTGGACAAGATCGGCATCACTCCTGATAGTGTTGGTCAGTCCATTGACAAATGGTTGCTCTACGGCTCCCAGCTCTGCAGGCTCTTTCAGCTTAATGAGCTTATGCTCACCATTCCCCAGAAAGCCAGGCTTTACCATTACTATATCCCCGTCTTTGTTTGGTGCCAAGACCAGATTGCTCTGCATACTTCCAAGTTTAATGATGGTGATGATGTGCCTCCACTTGTG ATTGGATTCAGCGCGCCTCAAGGATGTGGCAAGACTACACTTGTGTTTGCACTTGATTATCTTTTCAAAACTACCAAAAT GAAGTCGGCAACAATATCCATTGACGATTTTTACTTGACTTCACAAGGCCAG GCTAAATTGAGAGAAGAGAATTCAGGAAATGCACTCCTAGAGGTAGTAGACACATCTTCAAATTTCTCAACGTTTTTGTCGTTTCTGCTTTATTTTGAACATATCTTGATTTTGTATcatattatatgttttcttcAGTATCGTGGAAATGCAGGAAGCCATGATCTTCCATTCTCTGTCGAAACCATAGAAGCTCTGACTAAACTCACCAAGGACG GCATGAAGATGAAAGTTCCTCGGTACGATAAG TCTGCGTACAGCGGAAGGGGTGACAGAGCCGATGCAACAACATGGCCTGAAGTTGAAGGACCTCTAAAG GTTGTTCTCTTTGAGGGATGGATGCTTGGTTTTAAACCTCTTCCTGCTGAAGCCGTTAAAGCAGTGGATCCTCAG CTGGAGACAGTTAACAAGAACCTTGAAGCGTATTACGAGGCATGGGACAAGTACATAAATGCTTGGGTGGTCATCAAAATCAAGGACCCAAGTTATGTTTACCGGTGGCGCCTTCAG GCGGAAATAGCAATGAGGCAGGCTGGCAAACCAGGGATGTCAGATGATGAG GTGAATGACTTTGTGTCGAGGTATTTGCCGGCATATAAGGCCTATCTTCCGACCCTTTACGCGGAAGGACCTAGCGGCTCTGACTTAGAGCGTGTGCTTGCGATAGATATTGATGAAGAAAGGAACCCCATACTCGCTACCTAA
- the LOC106398485 gene encoding D-glycerate 3-kinase, chloroplastic isoform X2: MAGATSSSLIWSPWQATLQQSTTNNNNRFYLKKGYPFPCHSVYNTFNFKRRFLSSSKYNDDHVVTDSSASSKLSPLQTHFSFSGCGCSWIQDNSMVLDSPTSNVLLTSKKCSALPSKTVDVSSVSDLFEFICSGPLVDKIGITPDSVGQSIDKWLLYGSQLCRLFQLNELMLTIPQKARLYHYYIPVFVWCQDQIALHTSKFNDGDDVPPLVIGFSAPQGCGKTTLVFALDYLFKTTKMKSATISIDDFYLTSQGQAKLREENSGNALLEVVDTSSNFSTFLSFLLYFEHILILYHIICFLQYRGNAGSHDLPFSVETIEALTKLTKDGMKMKVPRYDKSAYSGRGDRADATTWPEVEGPLKVVLFEGWMLGFKPLPAEAVKAVDPQLETVNKNLEAYYEAWDKYINAWVVIKIKDPSYVYRWRLQAEIAMRQAGKPGMSDDEVNDFVSRYLPAYKAYLPTLYAEGPSGSDLERVLAIDIDEERNPILAT, encoded by the exons atggcgGGGGCaacatcatcaagtttgatatGGTCGCCATGGCAAGCGACTCTTCAGCAATCTactactaataataataatagattttATCTCAAAAAAGGCTATCCCTTTCCTTGTCACTCTGTTTACAatacttttaatttcaaaagacgttttctttcttcttccaaaTATAACGATGACCATGTCGTTACCGATTCTTCTGCCTCCTCCAAGCTTTCTCCGCTTCAGACCCATTTCTCTTTCTCTG GGTGTGGTTGTTCGTGGATTCAAGACAATTCAATGGTTCTTGATTCGCCTACAAGTAATGTGCTGCTGACGTCCAAGAAATGCTCAGCATTACCAAGCAAAACAGTGGATGTCTCTTCAGTGTCTGACCTTTTTGAGTTCATTTGCTCGGGTCCACTCGTGGACAAGATCGGCATCACTCCTGATAGTGTTGGTCAGTCCATTGACAAATGGTTGCTCTACGGCTCCCAGCTCTGCAGGCTCTTTCAGCTTAATGAGCTTATGCTCACCATTCCCCAGAAAGCCAGGCTTTACCATTACTATATCCCCGTCTTTGTTTGGTGCCAAGACCAGATTGCTCTGCATACTTCCAAGTTTAATGATGGTGATGATGTGCCTCCACTTGTG ATTGGATTCAGCGCGCCTCAAGGATGTGGCAAGACTACACTTGTGTTTGCACTTGATTATCTTTTCAAAACTACCAAAAT GAAGTCGGCAACAATATCCATTGACGATTTTTACTTGACTTCACAAGGCCAG GCTAAATTGAGAGAAGAGAATTCAGGAAATGCACTCCTAGAGGTAGTAGACACATCTTCAAATTTCTCAACGTTTTTGTCGTTTCTGCTTTATTTTGAACATATCTTGATTTTGTATcatattatatgttttcttcAGTATCGTGGAAATGCAGGAAGCCATGATCTTCCATTCTCTGTCGAAACCATAGAAGCTCTGACTAAACTCACCAAGGACG GCATGAAGATGAAAGTTCCTCGGTACGATAAG TCTGCGTACAGCGGAAGGGGTGACAGAGCCGATGCAACAACATGGCCTGAAGTTGAAGGACCTCTAAAG GTTGTTCTCTTTGAGGGATGGATGCTTGGTTTTAAACCTCTTCCTGCTGAAGCCGTTAAAGCAGTGGATCCTCAG CTGGAGACAGTTAACAAGAACCTTGAAGCGTATTACGAGGCATGGGACAAGTACATAAATGCTTGGGTGGTCATCAAAATCAAGGACCCAAGTTATGTTTACCGGTGGCGCCTTCAG GCGGAAATAGCAATGAGGCAGGCTGGCAAACCAGGGATGTCAGATGATGAG GTGAATGACTTTGTGTCGAGGTATTTGCCGGCATATAAGGCCTATCTTCCGACCCTTTACGCGGAAGGACCTAGCGGCTCTGACTTAGAGCGTGTGCTTGCGATAGATATTGATGAAGAAAGGAACCCCATACTCGCTACCTAA
- the LOC125581657 gene encoding cyclin-A2-4-like, which translates to MVKEKAVSGNTTIPLYARPVTRALVSALRASSKLITSSDVAAITLINQGMVLRANSKRTALDDRTTNAPKKRAVLKDISNVTCENSHTTSCVSAAKTQVENVKQIEKGRAGSSKVAPSSTTSEVTDNAKSQVVSDSAGVSLSGCTGTNKASCSFSRLPPRPPVRSTSSTVETSSPKFIDIDSDVKDPLLCSLYAPEIHYNLRVAELKRRPCPVFMERTQRDVTQTMRGILVDWLVEVSEEYTLVPDTLYLTVYLIDWFLQGNYMERQRLQLLGVTCMLIASKYEEINAPRIEEFCSITDNTYTRDAVLEMESQVLKHFSFQIYTPTSKTFLRRFLRAAQASHLMPSVEMEFLSNYLTELTLVEYEFLKYLPSVIAASAVFLAKWTVNQSSHPWNPTLEHYTTYKASDLKACVEALQELQLNTKGCPLNSIRMKYRQDKFKSVAVFTSPKIPDRLF; encoded by the exons ATGGTGAAGGAGAAAGCTGTTTCTGGAAACACCACCATTCCCCTCTATGCTCGCCCTGTAACTCGTGCCCTTGTTTCTGCTCTGCGTGCTTCTTCTAAACTGATTACATCTTCAGATGTGGCTGCTATCACACTGATCAACCAGGGAATGGTTCTGAGAGCAAACAGTAAAAGAACAGCCTTGGATGATAGGACAACCAATGCACCTAAGAAGAGAGCTGTTCTTAAAGATATCTCAAATGTTACCTGCGAGAATTCTCACACTACAAGCTGCGTCAGTGCAGCTAAAACACAG GTGGAAAATGTCAAGCAGATAGAGAAGGGAAGGGCAGGTTCTTCCAAGGTGGCACCATCTTCTACTACTTCGGAAGTTACAGATAATGCAAAGTCACAGGTCGTGTCTGATTCAGCAGGAGTAAGCTTGTCTGGCTGTACAGGCACAAACAAAGCATCTTGTAGCTTTTCCAGGTTGCCTCCAAGACCCCCTGTGAGATCTACTTCTTCTACAG TTGAGACAAGTAGCCCAAAATTCATTGACATTGATTCAGATGTTAAGGATCCTCTACTCTGTAGCCTTTATGCACCTGAAATACACTACAACCTACGTGTTGCTGAG CTTAAACGCAGACCATGTCCTGTATTTATGGAGAGAACACAAAGAGATGTGACTCAGACAATGAGGGGGATTCTGGTTGATTGGCTTGTAGAG GTCTCAGAGGAATACACACTTGTACCTGACACTCTCTACCTCACAGTGTATCTCATAGATTGGTTTCTGCAAGGGAACTACATGGAAAGACAAAGACTTCAATTGCTCGGCGTCACTTGTATGCTCATTGCTTC AAAGTACGAGGAAATCAATGCACCACGCATTGAAGAGTTCTGCAGCATAACGGATAACACTTACACAAGAGATGCGGTTTTGGAAATGGAGAGCCAAGTACTGAAGCATTTTAGCTTTCAAATATACACTCCCACGTCTAAAACATTCCTCAGGAGGTTTCTCCGAGCAGCTCAAGCTTCTCACTTG ATGCCAAGTGTGGAAATGGAGTTTCTGTCGAATTATCTGACGGAACTGACGTTAGTAGAGTATGAGTTCTTGAAGTACCTTCCTTCGGTTATAGCAGCATCGGCTGTGTTTCTTGCCAAGTGGACAGTGAACCAATCAAGCCACCCTTGG AATCCAACACTGGAGCATTACACAACGTACAAAGCCTCGGATCTGAAAGCATGTGTTGAGGCCTTGCAAGAGCTGCAGCTTAACACCAAAGGATGTCCCTTAAACTCCATACGCATGAAGTACAGACAAGACAAG TTCAAATCCGTAGCTGTGTTCACTTCTCCTAAGATACCTGATAGGCTATTCTGA